In Callithrix jacchus isolate 240 chromosome 18, calJac240_pri, whole genome shotgun sequence, one DNA window encodes the following:
- the NHLH1 gene encoding helix-loop-helix protein 1, with amino-acid sequence MMLNSDTMELDLPPTHSETESGFSDCGGGAGPDGAGPGGPGGGQTRGPEPGEPGRKDLQHLSREERRRRRRATAKYRTAHATRERIRVEAFNLAFAELRKLLPTLPPDKKLSKIEILRLAICYISYLNHVLDV; translated from the coding sequence ATGATGCTCAACTCAGACACCATGGAGCTGGACCTGCCGCCCACTCACTCGGAGACTGAGTCGGGCTTCAGCGACTGTGGGGGCGGGGCGGGCCCTGACGGGGCCGGGCCTGGGGGTCCGGGAGGGGGCCAGACCCGAGGCCCAGAGCCGGGAGAGCCTGGCCGGAAAGACCTGCAGCATCTGAGCCGGGAGGAGCGCCGGCGCCGGCGCCGCGCCACAGCCAAGTACCGCACGGCCCACGCCACGCGGGAGCGCATCCGCGTGGAAGCCTTCAACCTGGCCTTTGCCGAGCTGCGCAAGCTGCTGCCCACGCTGCCCCCCGACAAGAAGCTCTCCAAGATTGAGATCCTGCGCCTTGCCATCTGCTACATCTCCTACCTGAACCACGTGCTGGACGTCTGA